From one Lycium barbarum isolate Lr01 chromosome 6, ASM1917538v2, whole genome shotgun sequence genomic stretch:
- the LOC132598773 gene encoding chlorophyll a-b binding protein CP24 10A, chloroplastic-like, whose amino-acid sequence MATTSAALLNGLSSSFLTGGKKSQALLATAVAARVGGAAAPKRFIVVAAAPKKSWIPAVKGGGNLIDPEWLDGSLPGDYGFDPLGLGKDPAFLKWYREAELIHGRWAMAAVVGIFVGQAWSGIPWFEAGADPGAIAPFSFGSLLGTQLLLMGWVESKRWVDFFNPESQSVEWATPWSKTAENFANFTGEQGYPGGKFFDPLALAGTLQDGVYIPDTEKLERLKVAEIKHARLAMLAMLIFYFEAGQGKTPLGALGL is encoded by the exons ATGGCTACAACATCCGCTGCATTGTTGAATGGGTTGAGCTCCTCTTTCTTGACTGGTGGCAAGAAAAGTCAGGCCTTGTTGGCAACCGCCGTCGCCGCGAGAGTCGGTGGTGCTGCCGCTCCCAAGAGGTTCATTGTGGTGGCTGCTGCTCCCAAGAAATCTTGGATTCCTGCTGTTAAAGGTGGTGGCAATTTGATTGACCCCGAGTGGCTCGATGGATC GCTCCCTGGGGACTATGGTTTTGACCCACTTGGTCTTGGCAAGGACCCAGCATTCTTGAAATGGTACAGAGAAGCTGAGCTCATTCATGGCAGATGGGCAATGGCTGCAGTAGTGGGCATCTTTGTTGGTCAAGCATGGAGTGGCATTCCATGGTTCGAGGCTGGTGCTGACCCTGGTGCTATTGCACCTTTCTCTTTTGGCTCACTTCTTGGAACTCAGCTTCTCCTCATGGGGTGGGTTGAGAGCAAAAGGTGGGTCGACTTCTTCAACCCTGAATCTCAATCTGTAGAATGGGCCACTCCATGGTCAAAGACTGCTGAGAATTTTGCCAACTTCACTGGCGAACAGGGTTACCCTGGTGGAAAATTCTTCGATCCTTTGGCATTAGCTGGTACACTCCAGGATGGTGTTTACATCCCTGACACAGAGAAGCTTGAGAGATTAAAGGTTGCTGAGATCAAGCATGCTAGACTTGCTATGTTAGCCATGTTAATTTTCTATTTTGAGGCTGGGCAAGGGAAGACACCCCTTGGAGCTCTTGGTTTGTAA